In one window of Tenacibaculum mesophilum DNA:
- a CDS encoding PorP/SprF family type IX secretion system membrane protein, translating to MIRKITLLIILILNVFVIQAQTSGNEQQYNSFSSRNFMKFNRFLTVPTFSALRENKTSLSAIVRNSNIDFDDNPRLYVLTYSGKMRENVGAGVAVYQQDVGSVKDFGAIANYAHRLQLNETMDLTFGFNFLYSRRSLNWGKVLVTDDDDTFLSNYQDDPVVNFQPAVTLSIGKFDVGVFFENLVDFNLKKSEMATSFGEKTFSGHLMYSHEFTYASGLFEGADVRFLATARKPGNDDFGFGGSAIVDLPKAGWVKAGYDKTYGISAGVGINLSENLAIGFSYEKSSFAATNEVGLIYNFGKKRFTRERPKRRTGNIKVNLPERTPKKEIEYKNPEHNDLSDEIQQAQDSIDILNKKIDEVLRILKNQPAPKVITNTNTVIIKDSAQTKDTTLRRRSNKPWRKSTVTRSGGGGTMYYVVSDQFRSKENAEALIDKWARLDIEAKYVFEPNKKLYYVYIDRFAKEEEAEEKVDDFNDKTRLFEKNDEKKDNSTIKVNKTTKDPVYVVKITLGGELSSYEEPKTQPPARVYPMQAEGVEPGYYLRVYVNSQKALADRNVDELRNDDIDADYFVDPKTGYMHIYIFKTTDRSEAIKMYNTNLNGAFYDRKAIIQIK from the coding sequence ATGATTAGAAAAATTACCTTACTTATTATATTGATATTAAATGTGTTTGTTATACAAGCGCAAACTTCTGGTAATGAACAGCAATATAATAGCTTCAGTTCTCGTAACTTTATGAAGTTTAATCGCTTTTTAACCGTGCCAACATTTTCTGCATTACGAGAAAACAAAACATCTCTTTCAGCTATAGTAAGAAATAGTAACATAGATTTTGATGATAATCCCCGTTTATATGTGCTTACGTATTCAGGGAAAATGAGAGAAAATGTTGGAGCAGGAGTGGCTGTATATCAACAAGATGTAGGGTCGGTAAAAGATTTTGGAGCTATAGCAAATTATGCACATCGTTTACAGTTAAATGAAACGATGGATTTAACTTTTGGATTTAATTTTTTATATAGTAGAAGAAGTTTAAACTGGGGGAAGGTTCTAGTAACTGATGATGACGATACTTTTTTAAGTAATTATCAAGATGATCCTGTGGTTAATTTTCAACCAGCAGTAACGTTGTCTATTGGAAAGTTTGATGTTGGTGTCTTTTTCGAGAATTTAGTAGACTTTAATCTTAAAAAAAGTGAGATGGCAACTTCTTTTGGAGAAAAAACATTTTCGGGACATCTAATGTACTCTCATGAATTTACTTACGCATCAGGGCTTTTTGAAGGAGCTGATGTAAGATTCCTAGCAACCGCTAGAAAACCAGGGAATGATGACTTTGGTTTTGGAGGGAGCGCTATAGTAGATTTACCTAAAGCAGGTTGGGTTAAAGCTGGTTATGACAAAACATATGGAATTTCAGCTGGTGTTGGAATAAACCTTTCAGAAAATTTAGCGATAGGATTTAGTTACGAAAAAAGTAGTTTTGCAGCAACAAATGAAGTTGGACTTATTTATAATTTTGGTAAAAAAAGGTTTACAAGAGAACGACCTAAGAGGAGAACAGGAAATATTAAAGTAAACCTTCCAGAAAGAACACCTAAAAAAGAAATAGAATATAAAAACCCAGAACATAACGATTTATCTGACGAGATTCAACAAGCACAGGATTCTATTGATATACTAAATAAAAAGATAGATGAAGTATTACGAATACTGAAAAATCAACCGGCTCCTAAAGTAATTACCAATACTAATACAGTAATTATTAAAGATAGTGCTCAAACAAAAGATACCACATTAAGAAGAAGATCAAATAAACCATGGCGTAAGAGTACTGTAACTCGCTCTGGTGGAGGAGGAACTATGTATTATGTGGTTTCGGACCAATTTAGAAGTAAAGAAAATGCAGAAGCTTTGATAGATAAATGGGCCCGATTAGATATTGAAGCTAAGTATGTATTTGAACCTAATAAAAAATTATACTATGTATACATAGATAGGTTTGCTAAAGAAGAGGAGGCAGAAGAAAAGGTAGACGATTTTAATGATAAAACACGTTTATTTGAAAAGAATGATGAGAAAAAAGATAATTCTACAATAAAGGTTAATAAGACTACTAAGGACCCTGTGTACGTAGTTAAAATTACCTTAGGAGGAGAGCTTAGTAGTTATGAAGAGCCAAAAACTCAACCACCAGCGAGGGTTTATCCGATGCAGGCCGAAGGAGTTGAGCCCGGATATTATTTACGAGTATACGTAAATTCTCAGAAAGCATTAGCTGATAGAAATGTAGATGAATTAAGAAACGATGACATAGATGCAGATTATTTTGTAGATCCAAAAACAGGCTACATGCATATATATATATTTAAAACAACAGATAGATCGGAAGCGATTAAAATGTACAATACAAATTTAAATGGTGCTTTTTATGATCGTAAAGCAATCATTCAAATTAAATAA
- a CDS encoding T9SS type B sorting domain-containing protein, producing the protein MKNYTKSILLLLATLLFCATSAVSQTLLKPEIQFSNACNGAATDFNVIFKYSGSDFNSNNVFTIELSDADGNWGSPINVGTVTTENSSYTFSRTFQLPDNTYGTNYKIRLVASSPVMTSPDSDSFAAYKFSTDTLVLNNYDDVVLCDSGSAELILNTNQNGNYEWYKDDVLFTTTTEPKLEVTLSGKYEVKIDYGACGFRESTISNVIILDNTAKQIKGPSTVEICGDESHTFEANTNRSGLTYNWYLDNKLVQSSNSSTYTTPTTGQFGTYHLVIDTGTCTTKSNDVVLQQQTTAGFTVTNVGALERIILFGEKKELCITHDADPSEVTIEWYRDDVTMGTAVRNQLCIDAATAGVYYARVTKSTGSACDDIVDSEKFTLLNVTSFEPTIRVETSYEECNTRSTELSIVGVKAEAENGDMYDLTSDQIALLSFEWYKNNVSTGGTVSEYEVNSYLDNGTYTLKVSFNGVEGVSNELDVKLAEVPEIRSTSTSNSLCAGSSITYTINNVVAGYTYQWIKDGTDDVTPANPENLIVTEVGEYVLKYSGFGCDNELEPINVVMFDDSAVTITPSEIVVMEEGSSATITAAGGESYEWYQGESISGTTLSTTEQLEVTELGFYTVLVKVGACSVTRTVEVVEPDDQIIVPNTLTPNGDGKNDTWKISNKYAFQPLVTVMLYNANGKEILKTTEYKNDWPTEDLGNQKVFYYKIIREDKLIKAGTISVLH; encoded by the coding sequence ATGAAAAATTACACTAAAAGCATTTTATTACTTTTAGCGACACTTCTGTTTTGTGCAACAAGTGCTGTATCTCAGACGCTGCTTAAGCCTGAGATTCAGTTTTCTAATGCTTGTAATGGTGCAGCTACAGATTTTAATGTGATTTTTAAATACTCGGGGTCAGATTTTAACTCTAATAATGTATTTACGATAGAATTATCTGATGCTGATGGAAATTGGGGAAGTCCGATTAATGTAGGGACAGTAACTACTGAAAATTCTTCATATACTTTTTCTAGAACTTTTCAATTGCCTGATAATACTTACGGAACTAATTACAAGATACGTTTGGTTGCTAGTTCACCAGTAATGACCAGTCCAGATTCAGATTCGTTTGCAGCATATAAATTTTCAACAGATACTTTAGTTTTAAATAATTATGATGATGTTGTACTTTGTGATAGTGGATCAGCAGAACTTATATTAAATACTAATCAGAATGGTAATTACGAATGGTACAAAGATGATGTATTATTTACCACTACAACGGAACCTAAACTAGAGGTCACTTTATCTGGAAAGTATGAAGTGAAAATTGATTATGGAGCTTGTGGGTTTAGAGAGTCTACAATATCTAATGTAATTATCTTAGATAATACAGCCAAACAAATTAAAGGGCCTTCAACCGTAGAAATATGTGGAGATGAGTCACATACTTTTGAAGCTAACACAAATCGTTCAGGTTTAACCTATAATTGGTACTTAGACAATAAATTAGTACAATCATCTAATTCTTCAACCTATACAACACCAACAACAGGGCAGTTTGGAACGTATCATTTGGTAATTGATACAGGAACCTGTACTACCAAGTCAAACGATGTAGTGTTACAACAACAAACTACAGCAGGTTTTACAGTAACGAATGTTGGAGCCTTAGAAAGAATTATTTTATTTGGTGAAAAAAAAGAATTGTGTATTACACATGATGCTGACCCCTCAGAAGTTACTATAGAATGGTATAGAGATGATGTAACTATGGGAACTGCTGTTAGAAATCAGTTATGCATAGATGCAGCTACAGCAGGGGTATATTATGCAAGAGTAACAAAGAGTACAGGTTCAGCTTGTGATGATATAGTTGATTCTGAAAAGTTTACATTGTTAAATGTAACGTCATTTGAGCCAACCATTAGAGTGGAAACGAGCTATGAGGAATGTAATACTAGAAGTACAGAGTTAAGTATAGTAGGGGTGAAGGCAGAGGCAGAAAATGGAGATATGTATGATCTAACATCAGATCAAATAGCTTTACTAAGTTTTGAATGGTATAAAAATAATGTATCAACAGGAGGAACAGTAAGCGAATACGAAGTTAATTCGTATTTAGATAATGGGACATATACATTAAAAGTAAGTTTTAATGGTGTAGAGGGGGTGTCTAATGAATTGGATGTTAAGTTGGCTGAAGTACCCGAAATAAGAAGCACATCAACTTCAAACTCACTTTGTGCTGGGTCTTCTATAACTTATACAATAAATAATGTAGTAGCAGGTTATACGTATCAGTGGATTAAAGATGGTACGGATGATGTTACCCCTGCTAACCCTGAAAACTTAATAGTAACTGAAGTTGGAGAATATGTGTTGAAATATTCAGGTTTTGGTTGTGATAATGAACTAGAGCCTATAAACGTAGTGATGTTTGATGATTCTGCGGTAACCATAACTCCTTCTGAGATTGTGGTAATGGAGGAAGGAAGTTCAGCAACTATAACAGCAGCAGGGGGAGAGTCATATGAGTGGTATCAAGGAGAGAGTATATCAGGAACCACATTATCAACAACAGAACAGTTAGAAGTAACAGAGCTAGGTTTTTACACAGTATTAGTAAAAGTAGGGGCCTGTTCGGTAACAAGAACGGTAGAAGTTGTAGAGCCAGATGATCAAATTATAGTACCCAACACCTTAACTCCTAATGGAGACGGTAAAAATGACACATGGAAGATATCAAACAAATATGCGTTTCAACCACTAGTAACTGTAATGTTGTATAATGCTAATGGTAAAGAGATTTTAAAAACAACTGAGTACAAAAATGATTGGCCAACAGAAGATTTAGGAAATCAAAAAGTTTTTTATTATAAAATAATAAGAGAAGACAAATTGATTAAAGCTGGAACGATATCTGTTTTACACTAA
- the cmk gene encoding (d)CMP kinase yields MTKKITIAIDGFSSTGKSTIAKQLAKELSYIYVDTGAMYRAVTLYAMQHNYISKNHFNSENLVADLPNISLSFTFNEKLGFAEMFLNGTNVEKEIRSIEVSKLVSKVAEVSEIRKKLVREQQEMGKNKGIVMDGRDIGTVVFPNAELKLFMTASAYKRATRRYKELIDRGDKVKYEEILQNVQERDRIDSTREDSPLVMADDAIEFDNSDMGLKEQFERIMSLVNARIQ; encoded by the coding sequence ATGACAAAGAAAATCACCATAGCCATTGACGGTTTTTCATCTACAGGAAAGAGTACTATTGCTAAACAATTAGCTAAAGAGCTTAGTTATATTTATGTTGATACTGGTGCTATGTATAGAGCTGTTACTTTATATGCTATGCAGCATAATTATATTTCTAAAAACCATTTTAACTCAGAAAATTTAGTTGCTGATTTACCTAACATTTCTCTATCTTTTACTTTTAATGAAAAACTTGGTTTTGCTGAAATGTTTTTAAACGGAACCAATGTTGAAAAAGAAATTAGAAGTATTGAAGTTTCTAAATTGGTAAGCAAAGTTGCTGAAGTTTCTGAAATTAGAAAAAAGTTAGTTCGTGAGCAGCAGGAAATGGGTAAAAACAAAGGTATTGTTATGGATGGTCGTGATATTGGAACCGTAGTTTTTCCTAATGCTGAACTAAAATTATTTATGACTGCTTCTGCCTACAAACGTGCTACTCGCCGTTATAAAGAATTAATAGATCGTGGTGACAAGGTTAAGTACGAAGAAATTTTACAAAACGTACAAGAACGTGACAGAATAGATTCTACCCGAGAAGACTCTCCTTTGGTCATGGCTGACGATGCTATTGAGTTTGATAATTCTGACATGGGACTTAAAGAACAATTTGAACGTATTATGAGTTTAGTTAATGCTAGAATTCAATAA